Proteins encoded by one window of Mariniplasma anaerobium:
- the tsaE gene encoding tRNA (adenosine(37)-N6)-threonylcarbamoyltransferase complex ATPase subunit type 1 TsaE, with protein sequence MKKKITNSVEETKNLGFEIGLLLKDEPHVVILLDGDLGVGKTTLTQGIAKGAGVEQIVNSPTYTILKKYESKDGRTTFFHLDLYRLSESGDDFDLEEYIDGNGMVVVEWPFQVEELLPNDYLLIKIKKLSDTQREFILDCVGYPCKRAVAYV encoded by the coding sequence ATGAAGAAGAAAATAACAAATAGTGTAGAAGAAACTAAAAACTTAGGATTTGAAATTGGATTATTATTAAAAGATGAACCACATGTGGTTATCTTATTAGATGGTGATTTAGGTGTTGGTAAAACAACTTTAACTCAAGGCATCGCTAAAGGTGCAGGAGTTGAGCAAATCGTTAATAGTCCTACATATACTATATTAAAAAAATATGAGAGTAAAGATGGAAGAACAACATTTTTTCATTTAGATTTATATAGATTATCTGAATCTGGGGATGACTTTGATTTAGAAGAATATATTGATGGAAATGGTATGGTTGTTGTTGAATGGCCGTTTCAAGTTGAAGAATTATTGCCAAATGACTATTTACTCATTAAAATAAAAAAACTTTCAGATACCCAAAGAGAGTTTATTTTAGATTGTGTTGGATATCCATGTAAAAGAGCGGTGGCTTACGTATGA
- a CDS encoding NifU family protein, protein MDETTKQVHVLIDKVRPYLQRDGGDIEIVNVEDGIVYVKMMGACDGCVAIDVTLKQGIETMLLENVPGIIAVVNLD, encoded by the coding sequence ATGGATGAAACAACAAAACAAGTTCATGTGTTAATAGATAAAGTAAGACCATATTTACAACGTGATGGTGGAGATATTGAAATCGTTAATGTTGAAGATGGGATTGTTTATGTAAAAATGATGGGTGCATGTGATGGGTGTGTCGCAATAGATGTCACATTGAAACAAGGGATAGAAACTATGCTATTGGAAAATGTCCCAGGTATCATTGCAGTTGTTAACTTAGATTAA
- a CDS encoding alpha/beta hydrolase — MKKTKKIFKITLITILSLVIGLTLALFIYTRNSYKPLDEMYQEISLLNTDDIMVVDDFDQISYFVDQPIKNIVIIPGGKVKPESYQYLAINLALEGYDVTIVKTVFNLAILTPNYGARFLKDDIDNVVIGHSLGGTVASLFSSKADVVSDIIFLASYPISDVKNKNVLIITGQFDEVLDQESLDSSQDLLPDNSTTYEIIGGNHGQFGWYGIQKGDGIATITTKEQQDTIVNQIIDFIE, encoded by the coding sequence ATGAAAAAAACAAAAAAAATATTTAAAATAACATTGATTACCATTTTATCTTTGGTCATAGGACTTACACTGGCGTTATTTATCTATACTAGAAATTCATATAAACCATTAGATGAAATGTATCAAGAGATTAGTTTGTTAAATACAGATGATATTATGGTTGTTGATGATTTTGATCAAATAAGCTATTTCGTAGATCAACCTATTAAAAATATAGTTATTATTCCAGGCGGTAAAGTAAAACCTGAAAGTTATCAATATCTTGCAATAAACCTTGCATTAGAAGGTTATGATGTAACGATTGTTAAAACAGTATTTAATCTAGCAATTCTAACACCTAACTATGGGGCAAGATTCTTAAAAGATGATATAGATAATGTTGTTATAGGACACTCATTAGGTGGAACTGTAGCAAGTCTGTTTAGTAGTAAAGCAGATGTAGTTAGCGATATTATATTTTTAGCAAGTTATCCAATTTCAGATGTAAAGAATAAAAACGTATTAATAATAACTGGACAATTTGATGAAGTTTTAGATCAAGAGAGTCTAGATAGTAGTCAAGATTTATTGCCAGACAATAGTACAACATATGAAATAATTGGTGGAAATCACGGACAGTTTGGATGGTACGGGATACAAAAAGGTGATGGCATTGCAACTATTACCACCAAAGAGCAACAAGATACTATTGTTAACCAAATTATAGATTTTATTGAATAA
- a CDS encoding YutD-like domain-containing protein: MIVETEFGDFEILKDHRETFDLLAFTERYVDVAFDRYTYLVGDMSSEKLRIKGFNSDPKSSNGFKRIPDYLSESCNFNCGYYILKRLKKEKTTD, encoded by the coding sequence ATGATAGTAGAAACTGAATTTGGAGATTTTGAAATATTAAAAGATCATAGAGAAACATTTGATCTCTTAGCTTTTACAGAACGCTACGTTGATGTAGCTTTTGACAGATATACATATCTTGTTGGAGATATGTCATCAGAGAAATTAAGAATCAAAGGGTTTAACTCAGATCCTAAAAGTAGTAATGGATTTAAACGCATTCCAGACTACTTAAGTGAATCATGCAATTTTAATTGTGGTTACTATATTTTAAAACGACTTAAGAAAGAAAAAACAACGGACTAA
- the rimI gene encoding ribosomal protein S18-alanine N-acetyltransferase, which produces MIRKAEVKDIFYIVKLEKKVFNQSLGEKFILQELIDNPFSHYFVYERGNEVIGYIGFRVYDNQAEMMNFAVLPDHQNEGLGTELLTYTTNYLIDLKVKMMTLEVRKSNKKAQHIYEKIGFKVSHIRKKYYENEDGYVCIKEVK; this is translated from the coding sequence ATGATAAGAAAAGCAGAAGTTAAAGATATATTTTATATTGTCAAACTAGAGAAAAAAGTATTTAATCAATCACTTGGAGAAAAATTTATTCTTCAAGAATTAATTGATAATCCTTTTAGCCATTATTTTGTCTATGAAAGAGGAAATGAAGTCATAGGATATATAGGCTTTAGAGTATATGACAACCAAGCAGAAATGATGAATTTTGCAGTTCTTCCTGATCATCAAAATGAAGGATTAGGAACTGAACTTTTAACCTATACTACAAATTATTTAATAGATTTAAAAGTAAAAATGATGACTTTAGAGGTCAGAAAAAGCAATAAAAAAGCTCAGCACATTTATGAAAAAATAGGATTTAAAGTGTCTCATATCCGTAAGAAATATTATGAAAACGAAGATGGATATGTATGCATAAAAGAGGTGAAATAA
- a CDS encoding S1 RNA-binding domain-containing protein, with product MKLNDNIVCKITGIQPYGVFVSYDDYVGLIHISEVSDQYVASIEDILCVGDEVEATILEIDEEQKRLKLSFKKANPIHPRIKKMVKIKIGFQSLFKALPFWIDKTKK from the coding sequence ATGAAACTAAATGATAATATTGTATGTAAAATTACAGGTATTCAGCCATACGGTGTTTTTGTATCATATGACGATTATGTAGGCTTGATTCATATTTCCGAGGTATCAGATCAATATGTCGCATCTATTGAAGACATACTATGTGTAGGAGATGAAGTAGAAGCCACCATTTTAGAAATTGATGAAGAACAAAAAAGACTTAAATTAAGTTTTAAAAAGGCGAATCCCATCCATCCTAGAATCAAAAAGATGGTAAAAATTAAAATTGGATTTCAATCGTTATTCAAAGCGTTACCGTTTTGGATAGACAAAACAAAGAAATAG
- the tsaB gene encoding tRNA (adenosine(37)-N6)-threonylcarbamoyltransferase complex dimerization subunit type 1 TsaB yields the protein MKKRLLFDVSTSVMFVGYAKDDELADFSIRIAKRDHAKYLVDRIEQVIKRNHLTIDDIDEIIIGIGPGSYTGLRIAVMVGKMLAYTKNIPLRTVSSLYFMTSGYEEKVAALIDARRGFVFSEVHDKDQILLEDGYRYLDDLSSIDVYKGSKTVFIDDRNFLVSAKLVYQKSVLVKNVHDLVPNYLRKTEAENNHDKKSRS from the coding sequence ATGAAAAAGAGATTATTATTTGATGTTTCAACAAGTGTAATGTTTGTTGGATATGCTAAAGATGATGAATTAGCAGATTTTAGTATAAGAATAGCTAAAAGAGACCATGCTAAATATTTAGTAGATCGAATTGAACAAGTTATCAAAAGAAATCATCTAACAATAGACGATATTGATGAAATCATTATCGGTATTGGACCAGGAAGCTATACAGGATTAAGAATTGCTGTGATGGTTGGTAAAATGCTAGCTTATACAAAAAACATACCCTTAAGAACGGTAAGTTCACTTTATTTCATGACAAGTGGGTATGAAGAAAAAGTTGCTGCATTGATAGATGCAAGAAGAGGATTTGTTTTCTCTGAAGTACACGATAAAGACCAAATTTTGTTAGAAGATGGATATAGATATTTAGATGACTTATCAAGCATTGATGTATATAAAGGATCTAAGACTGTTTTTATTGATGATAGAAATTTTTTAGTCTCAGCTAAACTTGTTTATCAAAAAAGCGTTCTAGTAAAAAATGTTCATGATCTTGTTCCTAATTATCTAAGAAAGACGGAAGCTGAAAATAACCATGATAAGAAAAGCAGAAGTTAA
- a CDS encoding MerR family transcriptional regulator, with product MNYKVKQVSKLVGVSVRTLHHYDEIGLLMPKFITDAGYRIYADEDLERLQQILFFKELDFSLQEIKNILDTPGFDKKKALYRHKKLLIEKRKRVERLITTVEKTLKAFEERKDINTMDMFEGFDMTEIEKHKEKYAEETKEKYENNSAYIESIKKTSKYTKEDWARIHAEKEKIDKKIISNMDKGVKDVIVQEEVAKLRQHITDNYYQCTVEIFRGLGDLYVQDERFTKNIDKNKSGYAVFLREAIHYYCDRFK from the coding sequence GTGAACTACAAAGTAAAACAAGTATCCAAATTAGTAGGAGTAAGTGTTAGAACCCTCCATCACTATGATGAGATAGGTCTTTTGATGCCAAAGTTTATTACTGATGCTGGATATAGAATATATGCTGATGAAGACCTAGAAAGATTACAGCAGATTCTTTTTTTTAAAGAACTGGATTTTAGCCTACAAGAAATAAAAAATATTTTAGATACTCCAGGTTTTGATAAGAAAAAAGCTTTATATAGGCATAAAAAATTATTAATAGAAAAAAGAAAAAGGGTAGAAAGACTCATAACTACTGTTGAAAAAACGTTAAAAGCATTTGAAGAGAGAAAGGATATAAACACTATGGATATGTTTGAAGGTTTTGATATGACTGAGATAGAAAAGCATAAAGAAAAATATGCTGAAGAAACAAAAGAAAAATATGAAAATAATAGTGCCTACATAGAAAGTATTAAAAAAACTTCTAAGTATACTAAAGAGGATTGGGCTAGAATTCATGCAGAGAAAGAAAAGATTGATAAAAAGATAATAAGCAACATGGATAAAGGTGTTAAAGATGTTATTGTTCAAGAAGAGGTAGCAAAATTAAGACAACATATAACTGATAACTATTATCAATGTACAGTTGAGATATTTAGAGGACTTGGAGATTTATATGTGCAAGATGAACGTTTTACAAAGAACATTGATAAAAATAAATCTGGTTATGCAGTATTCTTAAGAGAAGCTATACATTACTATTGTGATCGTTTTAAATAA
- a CDS encoding DegV family protein, producing MERKVGIVVDSTFGLDQTFIKKENITVVPLKVIIGQAEYTDGNIDPNAVVKALQEKIHVKTAQPAPELFKKAFEDQLKVYDEVICMTLSKTLSGTVNSANLAKTILDNENVIVVDTESTINGSGYLAEKVCEFLNEGHTASEAIGYLSDLKEQGSLVFTVDNLQTLYLNGRLSRVSAVIGNMLKIKPILRFRRGVLDVEHKARNFNNVILYLIKQVEMLLEYGKDVVVRIAYVDRSTEAKQLEQEIFQLGERVHVKITGVISPVISAHVGLGGLGIYLAYE from the coding sequence ATGGAAAGAAAAGTGGGAATAGTAGTAGATTCTACCTTTGGATTAGATCAAACATTTATTAAAAAGGAAAACATAACAGTAGTTCCTTTAAAAGTAATTATTGGTCAAGCAGAATATACTGATGGCAACATAGATCCAAATGCGGTTGTAAAAGCATTACAAGAAAAAATACATGTTAAAACAGCACAACCTGCACCTGAATTATTTAAAAAAGCATTTGAAGATCAACTTAAAGTATATGATGAAGTTATATGTATGACTTTATCAAAAACATTGAGTGGAACTGTAAATAGTGCAAATCTAGCAAAAACAATTTTAGATAATGAAAATGTTATTGTTGTAGATACTGAAAGCACAATTAATGGTTCAGGCTATTTAGCTGAAAAAGTATGTGAATTTTTAAATGAAGGACATACAGCAAGTGAAGCTATAGGCTATTTAAGTGATTTAAAAGAACAAGGATCACTTGTTTTTACTGTAGATAACTTACAAACACTATATTTAAATGGTAGATTAAGTAGAGTATCTGCAGTTATTGGGAATATGCTTAAGATCAAACCTATTCTAAGATTTAGACGAGGTGTTTTAGATGTTGAACATAAAGCCAGAAATTTTAATAATGTCATATTATATTTAATCAAACAAGTAGAAATGCTTTTAGAATATGGAAAAGATGTTGTTGTTAGAATTGCATATGTTGATCGTTCAACTGAAGCGAAACAATTGGAACAAGAAATTTTTCAATTAGGTGAACGTGTGCATGTAAAAATCACAGGTGTTATTTCACCAGTGATATCAGCACATGTTGGACTTGGTGGATTAGGTATCTATCTTGCATATGAATAA
- the tsaD gene encoding tRNA (adenosine(37)-N6)-threonylcarbamoyltransferase complex transferase subunit TsaD, with protein sequence MNILAVESSCDETSVAIVKDGKEVLSHIVLSQIDIHKVFGGVVPEIASRNHVIHMTRVFDQAIKDSKLSIDEIDLVAVTQGPGLIGSLLVGINAATAFAFANGKKIIGVNHLIGHIYAANIEHTIEFPAIALLVSGGHTELLYLKDHMDFKMLGTTLDDAVGEAYDKVARTLGLDYPGGPIIDKLSLLGKDTYNLPRAYLEKDSLNFSFSGLKSSVINIVHNANQKNEEIRVNDMCASFQASVLDVLVDKTKLACQKLDVKQVIIAGGVAANKGLRARIKEEIKDKEILIPDMKYCTDNAAMIGAAAYYQYQKQGAHPNYLLGGLSTIAFETMEIK encoded by the coding sequence ATGAACATATTAGCAGTAGAAAGCAGTTGTGATGAAACCAGTGTTGCCATTGTAAAAGATGGTAAAGAAGTTCTATCTCATATCGTTTTATCACAAATTGATATACATAAAGTGTTTGGTGGTGTAGTACCCGAAATCGCATCACGAAACCATGTTATCCATATGACTAGAGTATTTGATCAAGCAATAAAAGATTCAAAATTATCAATTGATGAAATTGATTTAGTTGCTGTTACTCAAGGTCCTGGGTTAATAGGAAGCTTATTAGTTGGTATTAATGCAGCAACAGCATTTGCATTTGCAAATGGTAAAAAAATTATAGGAGTCAATCATTTAATTGGCCATATTTATGCAGCTAATATTGAACACACGATAGAGTTCCCTGCTATTGCATTACTTGTAAGTGGTGGACATACTGAATTATTATATTTAAAAGATCATATGGATTTTAAAATGTTAGGTACAACCCTAGATGACGCAGTAGGCGAAGCTTATGATAAAGTAGCAAGAACACTTGGCTTAGATTATCCAGGAGGACCTATTATAGATAAATTATCATTATTAGGAAAAGATACGTATAATCTACCTCGTGCATATTTAGAAAAAGATTCATTAAACTTTAGTTTTTCAGGATTGAAAAGTTCTGTCATCAATATAGTTCACAATGCAAATCAAAAAAATGAAGAAATTAGAGTTAATGATATGTGTGCATCTTTTCAAGCAAGTGTGTTAGATGTTTTAGTAGATAAAACAAAACTAGCTTGTCAAAAGCTTGATGTTAAACAAGTTATTATAGCTGGTGGTGTTGCAGCAAATAAAGGATTAAGAGCAAGAATCAAAGAAGAGATTAAAGATAAAGAAATTTTAATTCCAGATATGAAATACTGTACAGATAATGCAGCAATGATTGGTGCTGCAGCATACTATCAATATCAAAAACAAGGGGCACATCCTAATTATCTATTAGGTGGGCTATCAACGATTGCTTTTGAAACCATGGAAATTAAATAA
- a CDS encoding glucose-6-phosphate isomerase codes for MAHINIVLDDARSFLSEQPEKLQKRVNEVHEMIHNKTGKGSDFLGWLDLPENYPKDEFERVLKSADKIRNDSDVLVVIGIGGSYLGSKAGLEFLNEPFKQKKLEVVFAGHQMSGSYLNHLVSYLKDKKFSINVISKSGTTTEPAVAFRVLKKLLEEQVGLVEARKRIYATTDKARGALYSLSKEEGYEMFIIPDDIGGRYSVLTPVGLLPLAADGIDVKEMLKGAHDAQLRFSNPKLEENEAYLYAATRYLLYKKGYKIEMLVGYEPNLLYVNEWWKQLFGESEGKENKGLFVASAGFSTDLHSLGQYIQEGERHLFETVIKVENTTLDTIIPSVKNDLDQLNYLAGKTLSYVNSQALKGTMMAHKDGLVPNMLLSIPSFDSYTFGYLVYFFEKACAMSAYLIEVNPFNQPGVEAYKKNMFALLGKKGYEHVLK; via the coding sequence ATGGCACATATCAATATCGTGCTTGATGACGCACGCTCATTTTTGAGCGAGCAACCAGAAAAATTGCAAAAAAGAGTAAACGAAGTACATGAAATGATTCACAACAAGACAGGAAAAGGCAGTGATTTTTTAGGATGGCTAGATCTTCCAGAAAATTATCCTAAAGATGAATTTGAACGTGTCTTAAAATCTGCTGATAAAATTAGAAATGATAGTGATGTTTTAGTTGTTATTGGTATAGGCGGGTCTTATTTAGGATCTAAAGCGGGTCTTGAATTTTTAAACGAGCCTTTTAAACAAAAAAAATTAGAAGTTGTATTTGCAGGACATCAAATGTCTGGTAGCTATTTAAATCATTTAGTTTCTTACTTAAAAGATAAAAAATTTAGTATAAACGTTATTTCTAAATCAGGGACAACCACTGAACCAGCGGTAGCTTTTAGAGTTTTAAAAAAACTTCTTGAAGAACAAGTTGGTTTAGTTGAAGCTAGAAAAAGAATTTATGCAACTACAGATAAGGCAAGAGGTGCACTTTATAGCTTGAGTAAAGAAGAAGGCTATGAAATGTTTATTATTCCTGATGATATAGGTGGTAGATATAGTGTTTTAACTCCAGTAGGATTATTACCACTTGCTGCAGATGGAATTGATGTTAAAGAAATGCTAAAAGGTGCACACGATGCACAGTTGCGTTTTTCAAATCCTAAATTAGAAGAAAACGAAGCATATCTATATGCTGCAACTCGATATCTTTTATACAAAAAAGGATATAAAATTGAAATGCTTGTTGGTTATGAGCCAAATTTACTATATGTTAATGAATGGTGGAAACAACTTTTTGGTGAATCAGAAGGCAAAGAGAATAAAGGATTGTTTGTTGCAAGCGCTGGGTTCTCTACAGATCTTCACTCTTTAGGACAATACATCCAAGAGGGCGAACGTCATTTATTTGAAACAGTCATTAAAGTTGAAAATACTACATTAGATACAATTATTCCAAGTGTAAAAAATGATTTAGATCAACTTAACTATTTAGCAGGAAAAACACTATCTTATGTAAATAGCCAAGCTTTAAAAGGCACAATGATGGCGCATAAAGATGGTTTAGTTCCAAATATGTTATTAAGTATTCCTTCATTTGATAGTTATACATTTGGATATTTAGTGTACTTCTTTGAAAAAGCATGTGCGATGAGTGCATATTTAATTGAAGTTAATCCATTTAATCAACCAGGGGTAGAAGCATATAAAAAGAATATGTTCGCACTTTTAGGAAAAAAAGGATATGAACACGTATTAAAATAG
- a CDS encoding helix-turn-helix transcriptional regulator: protein MLNLEIISKKIIEKRKQIGMTQNELADALYVTRQAVSKWEMGKCLPSIDVLIEMTELFDVTIDYMLDGSDLRDNDYATMLMQFPREAVIYRFINSDNLNENIKNIFYLLTTKERKQMINQVLNGHLKLDTQMLWPYLSRAERKYLLGNMKSKDIDKNIENLYDMMSTEERLMMNMDWNHHVLKKTKKEKNK from the coding sequence ATGCTAAATTTAGAAATTATCAGTAAAAAGATTATTGAAAAAAGAAAACAGATTGGCATGACACAAAATGAATTGGCAGATGCACTTTATGTCACTAGACAAGCTGTGAGTAAATGGGAGATGGGAAAATGTCTTCCAAGTATTGATGTTCTAATTGAGATGACAGAATTATTTGATGTTACTATCGATTATATGTTAGATGGTTCTGATTTAAGAGACAATGATTATGCAACGATGCTTATGCAATTTCCAAGAGAAGCTGTAATTTATCGGTTCATTAACTCTGATAATCTTAATGAAAATATCAAAAATATATTTTACCTCCTAACAACAAAGGAGAGAAAACAAATGATAAATCAAGTTTTAAATGGGCATTTAAAACTAGATACCCAAATGTTATGGCCCTACTTAAGTAGGGCAGAAAGAAAATACTTATTAGGCAACATGAAATCAAAAGATATAGATAAAAATATAGAAAATCTATATGATATGATGTCTACTGAGGAAAGATTGATGATGAATATGGATTGGAATCATCATGTATTAAAAAAAACTAAAAAGGAGAAAAATAAATGA
- a CDS encoding flavodoxin family protein codes for MSKALVLCYSFEGFTLQMANFIKEALQIEVIEIKPLNELKTKGFYKYIWGGRQVVLKKKPELSPLDVDFDLYDTIFIGSPIWAGTYAPPIRTLLEDGMLKGKKIAYFYTHEGGASKAASRAKQTIEIHNKFIGSLSILNKVALLDQNKDEIIAWSKSMLEV; via the coding sequence ATGTCAAAAGCATTAGTTCTGTGTTATTCATTTGAAGGATTTACCCTTCAAATGGCAAATTTTATTAAAGAGGCTCTTCAAATTGAAGTCATTGAAATCAAACCTTTAAATGAATTAAAAACAAAGGGTTTTTATAAGTATATTTGGGGTGGAAGACAAGTTGTCTTAAAAAAGAAACCAGAATTAAGTCCCCTAGATGTAGATTTTGATTTATACGATACCATTTTTATAGGATCACCTATATGGGCAGGGACTTATGCACCACCTATTAGAACCTTATTAGAAGATGGTATGCTTAAAGGTAAAAAGATTGCTTATTTTTACACGCATGAAGGCGGAGCATCTAAAGCAGCTAGTAGAGCAAAACAAACTATTGAAATACATAATAAGTTTATTGGATCTTTATCAATTTTAAATAAAGTAGCTTTACTTGATCAAAATAAAGATGAAATTATTGCTTGGTCAAAAAGTATGCTAGAAGTTTAG
- the ispF gene encoding 2-C-methyl-D-erythritol 2,4-cyclodiphosphate synthase: MNTALIVAAGTGSRSQLKISKILYKINDKPIFMYSVDLFKSLGFEICLVIAKNDMKDVIQYVDPSVKIVIGGKTRSESVQRGLKEVTTPYVYIHDAARPLITKKAILNMENALQNHDAVMLSEPVTSALKYNLKQNITSVNRDDYLLSQTPQAFLTEKIRYASLRNQESFDDDISLYQSFYQDASIHVIHNDEPNPKLTYLEDFTNLKYQLEGDSNMRIGHSFDIHQLKEDRKLILGGLTIEHDKGLDGHSDADVLTHAIAEALLGALALGDLGSHYPDNDSKYKDISSIELLKDVYQKIKALSYEIINIDSTVYAELPKLNPYITEMRKKISETLDIDISKVSIKATTYEKLDAIGNQKAIAAEAITLLKKVNV; the protein is encoded by the coding sequence ATGAATACAGCACTTATAGTTGCGGCGGGTACAGGTTCTAGATCACAACTCAAAATCTCTAAAATACTATATAAAATAAATGATAAACCGATCTTCATGTATAGCGTAGATTTGTTTAAATCTCTTGGCTTTGAGATTTGTTTAGTCATAGCTAAAAATGATATGAAAGATGTTATCCAATATGTTGACCCATCTGTTAAGATAGTTATTGGTGGTAAAACAAGAAGTGAAAGTGTACAAAGAGGGTTAAAAGAAGTAACAACCCCTTATGTGTATATTCATGATGCAGCAAGACCACTCATTACTAAAAAAGCAATTTTAAACATGGAAAACGCATTACAAAATCATGATGCGGTCATGTTATCTGAACCAGTCACATCAGCATTAAAATATAATCTTAAACAAAATATAACATCCGTAAATAGAGATGATTATCTTTTATCACAAACCCCACAAGCTTTTTTAACAGAAAAAATTAGATATGCTTCTTTAAGAAATCAAGAGTCGTTTGATGATGATATTAGTTTGTATCAAAGTTTTTACCAAGATGCATCGATACATGTCATTCATAACGATGAACCAAATCCTAAACTAACTTATTTAGAAGATTTCACAAATTTAAAATACCAATTAGAAGGTGATTCGAATATGCGTATCGGCCATAGTTTTGATATTCATCAATTAAAAGAAGATAGAAAACTAATATTAGGTGGATTAACTATAGAACATGATAAGGGACTAGATGGTCATAGTGATGCAGATGTATTAACACACGCTATTGCAGAAGCTTTGCTAGGTGCACTAGCACTAGGTGATCTTGGTTCACACTATCCAGATAACGATTCCAAATACAAAGATATATCATCAATTGAGTTATTAAAGGATGTTTATCAAAAAATTAAAGCTCTTTCTTATGAAATTATAAATATTGATTCAACAGTTTATGCTGAACTTCCTAAATTAAATCCGTATATTACGGAAATGAGAAAAAAGATTTCAGAAACTCTTGATATTGATATTTCTAAAGTGAGCATAAAAGCAACAACATATGAAAAATTAGACGCAATAGGAAATCAAAAAGCAATTGCTGCAGAAGCAATTACATTATTAAAGAAGGTGAATGTATGA